A window of the Sporohalobacter salinus genome harbors these coding sequences:
- a CDS encoding carbohydrate kinase family protein produces MQGVISLGEALIDFTPLDKINKDFRKNPGGAPANVAVALSRLGVKISFIGKVGDDVLGRFLVEKLESEAVNIDNMFTTDEAKTGITFVTLDEKGDRSFDFYIDPSADRFLSPDEIDEKLFKENKIFHFGSISLINEPAKSATKRAITLARENDMLVSYDPNLRMNLWNSAEEARKKIVSMLDKVDILKVSEEELEFITSKKDIEKGAEKIKEKYQIPVIFITCGSNGSYYYHNSLGFVPAFKVDTVDTTGAGDAFMSGVLYYFNQNDTSLKEMDDDFLKKVLKFANYSGSLAASESGAMAALPTLKKLDEFTI; encoded by the coding sequence ATGCAGGGTGTAATTAGTTTGGGTGAAGCATTGATTGATTTTACACCACTTGATAAGATAAATAAAGATTTTCGTAAAAATCCCGGTGGTGCACCGGCTAATGTTGCTGTTGCTCTGAGTAGACTGGGAGTTAAAATTAGTTTTATTGGAAAGGTCGGAGATGATGTTTTAGGTAGATTTTTAGTAGAAAAGTTAGAGTCAGAAGCTGTTAATATAGACAATATGTTTACAACTGATGAGGCTAAAACAGGTATAACATTTGTTACACTTGATGAAAAAGGAGATAGAAGTTTCGATTTTTACATAGATCCTAGTGCTGATAGGTTTTTAAGCCCAGATGAGATTGATGAAAAATTATTTAAAGAGAATAAGATATTTCATTTTGGATCAATCTCTTTAATTAATGAACCAGCTAAATCTGCAACAAAAAGAGCGATAACTCTGGCTCGAGAAAATGATATGTTGGTTTCTTATGACCCCAATTTAAGGATGAATCTTTGGAATTCAGCTGAGGAAGCTAGAAAAAAGATTGTTTCTATGTTGGATAAAGTTGATATTTTAAAAGTATCGGAAGAAGAACTGGAATTTATAACTAGCAAAAAAGATATAGAAAAAGGGGCAGAAAAAATCAAGGAAAAATATCAGATTCCAGTTATTTTTATAACTTGTGGAAGTAATGGTTCTTATTATTATCACAATTCTCTAGGATTTGTCCCTGCATTCAAAGTTGATACAGTAGATACTACAGGTGCTGGAGATGCTTTTATGTCCGGAGTCTTATATTATTTTAATCAAAATGATACTTCCCTAAAAGAAATGGATGATGATTTTTTGAAAAAAGTACTTAAATTTGCTAATTATTCTGGTTCACTGGCAGCTTCTGAGAGTGGAGCTATGGCAGCTCTACCTACCTTAAAAAAGTTAGATGAGTTTACAATCTAA
- a CDS encoding DUF4198 domain-containing protein gives MKKYSLVTLILILSLTMISGLASAHYLWLETIDNYHNSNKTIFKAYWGHFKNDITNLNTTKLKAYLQRSDGIRKELNLTDKKTYLSGKTKLHPGGNHQIYVIRPVSIYKKSLYQFTAKSIIHTTSKEKVSTKNKAVGLPLEIIPQTKIHELNAGDDFTIEVRYKGRVMPNTKISVITKSNPTEPVQLKTNQSGKATFTLEKNDDYLIVAKHTVNTHGKWHGKDYNQISHINTLYLSNIN, from the coding sequence ATGAAGAAATATTCATTAGTTACTTTAATTTTAATTCTTTCATTAACTATGATTTCAGGTCTTGCCTCAGCTCACTATCTATGGCTTGAAACTATTGATAATTACCATAATAGTAATAAAACTATCTTCAAAGCTTATTGGGGACATTTTAAAAATGACATTACTAATCTAAATACTACTAAATTAAAAGCTTATTTACAACGTTCCGACGGAATTAGAAAGGAATTAAACTTAACAGACAAAAAAACTTATTTAAGCGGTAAAACTAAATTACATCCTGGAGGCAATCATCAAATATATGTTATCAGACCTGTTAGCATCTATAAAAAATCGTTATACCAATTTACAGCCAAAAGTATTATCCATACAACATCTAAAGAAAAAGTTTCTACTAAAAACAAAGCAGTAGGCTTACCCTTAGAGATTATTCCTCAAACTAAAATTCATGAACTTAACGCTGGGGATGACTTTACTATAGAAGTTCGTTATAAAGGAAGGGTAATGCCAAATACTAAAATTTCTGTAATCACTAAAAGTAATCCTACAGAACCAGTTCAGTTAAAAACTAATCAATCTGGCAAAGCTACTTTCACTTTAGAAAAGAATGATGATTATTTAATAGTAGCTAAGCATACTGTTAACACTCATGGAAAGTGGCATGGTAAAGATTACAACCAAATTTCACATATTAATACCTTATATCTATCAAATATTAACTAA
- a CDS encoding NAD(P)-dependent alcohol dehydrogenase: MKKEMEVAVMNGIGEMDIVKRDVPDPKNDEVLVKIDYVGICGSDLHYYETGAIGDYVVDPPFVLGHEPGGVVVEVGEDVEHLEAGDKVALEPGKTCGQCEFCKKGEYNLCPDVEFFATPPIDGVFQEYVAHEADLCFKLPENVSTLEGALMEPLAVGFHTAIQGEARIGQTAIVMGAGCIGLVTMMALKAMGIAKVYVVDIIQKRLEKALNLGATEVINAKEEDVIEKINELTDNKGCDLAIETAGTEITARQCIKVTKKGSNIVLVGYNDSGEMTLPMGLALDKELTFKTVFRYRHIYPLAIEAVADGKVNLKDIVTDKFDLDDVQEAMDYNVNNKKDIVKSVIKISD; encoded by the coding sequence ATGAAAAAAGAAATGGAAGTTGCTGTTATGAACGGAATAGGTGAAATGGATATTGTTAAAAGAGATGTACCAGACCCCAAAAATGATGAAGTTCTTGTTAAAATTGATTATGTAGGCATTTGCGGTTCTGATCTTCATTATTATGAAACAGGTGCAATAGGTGATTATGTTGTTGATCCTCCATTTGTATTGGGGCATGAGCCAGGTGGAGTAGTTGTAGAAGTCGGTGAAGATGTAGAACATCTCGAAGCTGGAGATAAAGTAGCATTAGAACCGGGTAAGACCTGTGGTCAATGTGAGTTTTGTAAAAAAGGTGAATATAATCTATGTCCTGATGTAGAATTCTTTGCAACTCCTCCTATAGATGGTGTTTTCCAAGAATATGTAGCTCATGAAGCAGATCTTTGTTTCAAGCTCCCTGAAAATGTAAGTACTTTAGAGGGGGCATTAATGGAACCACTGGCAGTTGGATTTCATACTGCCATTCAGGGTGAAGCTCGGATTGGTCAGACAGCTATTGTAATGGGAGCGGGCTGTATCGGCCTGGTAACTATGATGGCCCTGAAAGCTATGGGAATTGCTAAAGTATATGTCGTTGATATTATTCAGAAGCGCTTAGAGAAGGCATTGAATTTAGGAGCAACAGAAGTAATTAATGCTAAAGAAGAGGATGTAATTGAAAAGATTAATGAGTTAACAGATAACAAAGGATGTGACCTAGCAATAGAAACTGCCGGAACAGAGATTACAGCACGACAATGCATCAAAGTAACTAAGAAAGGGTCCAATATTGTGCTGGTTGGATATAATGATTCTGGTGAGATGACACTCCCAATGGGGCTGGCTTTAGATAAAGAATTAACCTTCAAAACTGTCTTTAGATATCGTCATATCTATCCTCTGGCAATAGAGGCTGTTGCAGATGGTAAGGTTAACTTAAAAGATATTGTTACTGATAAATTTGATTTAGATGATGTTCAAGAAGCGATGGATTATAATGTGAATAATAAGAAAGATATAGTTAAATCAGTTATCAAGATTAGTGATTAA